From one Mycolicibacterium sp. HK-90 genomic stretch:
- a CDS encoding isopenicillin N synthase family oxygenase: MTHSEVIVDQVVIRDGFVPLIDISSARTGDQRQRQAVADAIGRCCETSGFLLLVGHGVPDDVIADVNHALREFFYLPKAVKDRLRSDPTDPLARGYSSAGNLAATNDGADIEAEHQTPDQVEKFVHFPLGNPEGIDGPGWTDERVFVAERWPDVPGFRTAYQRYYAEMSSLATELSRLFALALGLREDWFDTLIDRHNSNLMANYYPADDQPAGHIRLSQHSDWGNLTILLQDESQRGLQVLDNNGEWLDVPLVPGAFVINIGDLLARWTNDRWVSTVHRVVSTGAPAAERFSLPFFHQPNFDAAIECIPTCATPDNPPRYEPVVSGPYLLNKFKIAYGQDPE; encoded by the coding sequence GTGACCCACTCAGAGGTAATCGTCGACCAGGTCGTCATTCGAGACGGCTTCGTTCCGCTGATCGATATCAGCAGCGCCCGCACCGGGGACCAGCGTCAACGCCAGGCGGTGGCCGATGCCATCGGCCGGTGCTGCGAGACCAGCGGCTTCCTGCTGCTCGTCGGCCACGGCGTGCCCGATGACGTGATCGCCGACGTCAACCACGCCCTGCGCGAATTCTTCTACCTGCCCAAGGCCGTAAAGGACCGACTGCGGTCGGACCCCACCGACCCACTGGCCCGCGGATACAGCAGCGCGGGCAACCTGGCCGCCACGAACGACGGTGCCGACATCGAGGCCGAGCACCAAACACCGGACCAGGTAGAGAAGTTCGTTCACTTCCCGCTCGGCAACCCGGAAGGCATCGACGGGCCGGGATGGACCGACGAACGCGTCTTCGTCGCCGAACGCTGGCCCGACGTCCCGGGTTTCCGCACGGCTTACCAACGCTATTACGCCGAAATGTCGTCGCTCGCCACCGAATTGTCCCGGTTGTTCGCGTTGGCCCTCGGCCTGCGCGAGGACTGGTTCGACACGTTGATCGACCGACACAACTCCAACCTGATGGCCAATTACTACCCGGCTGACGACCAGCCCGCGGGGCACATCCGGCTGAGCCAGCACAGTGACTGGGGAAATCTCACGATCCTGTTGCAGGACGAATCCCAGCGCGGGCTACAGGTTCTCGACAACAACGGCGAATGGCTTGATGTCCCGCTGGTTCCGGGCGCATTCGTCATCAACATCGGCGACCTGCTGGCGCGGTGGACCAACGACCGGTGGGTCAGCACGGTGCACCGCGTGGTGAGCACCGGGGCGCCTGCGGCCGAACGGTTCAGCCTGCCGTTCTTTCATCAGCCCAACTTCGACGCGGCGATCGAGTGCATCCCCACCTGCGCGACACCGGACAACCCACCGCGCTACGAACCAGTGGTCTCCGGGCCGTATCTGCTCAACAAGTTCAAGATCGCGTACGGCCAGGATCCCGAGTGA
- a CDS encoding proline dehydrogenase translates to MGIFQRVARPTILAASRSPRLRRTAERLPVTRKVVDRFVAGETIPDALYTVGALRNSGRFVTVDHLGEDTTCADDADRTVQAYLALLDGLAQRGDVDATVRPLEVSLKLSALGQSLPRDGEKIAYENAHTICAKAREVGAWVTVDAEDHTTTDSTLSIVRDLRTEFDWLGTVLQAYLHRTEDDCREFAASGARIRLCKGAYDEPASVAYRDADDVTDSYLRCLRVLMAGSGYPMVASHDPVIIDAVPGLASEFGRDVDGFEYQMLYNIRDAEQRRLAEAGNHVRVYVPFGYEWYGYFVRRLAERPANLTFFLRALAERH, encoded by the coding sequence ATGGGCATCTTCCAGCGGGTGGCCCGGCCTACGATCCTGGCCGCGTCCCGGTCACCTCGGTTGCGTCGCACGGCGGAACGCCTGCCGGTCACCCGTAAGGTCGTGGATCGGTTCGTGGCGGGGGAGACCATCCCCGACGCGCTCTACACCGTTGGGGCACTGCGAAATTCGGGCAGGTTCGTCACCGTCGACCATCTCGGTGAGGACACCACCTGCGCCGACGACGCCGACCGCACCGTGCAGGCCTACCTCGCTCTGCTCGACGGCTTGGCGCAGCGCGGCGACGTCGACGCGACGGTGCGGCCGCTGGAGGTCTCGCTGAAACTCTCGGCCCTCGGCCAGTCGCTGCCCCGCGACGGCGAGAAGATCGCCTACGAGAACGCGCACACCATCTGCGCCAAGGCGCGTGAGGTGGGAGCCTGGGTGACCGTGGACGCCGAAGACCACACCACCACCGACTCCACCCTGTCGATCGTTCGCGACCTGCGCACCGAATTCGACTGGCTGGGCACGGTTCTGCAGGCATACCTGCACCGGACCGAGGACGACTGCCGCGAGTTCGCGGCATCCGGCGCCCGCATCCGATTGTGCAAGGGCGCCTACGACGAACCGGCCTCGGTGGCCTACCGGGACGCCGACGACGTCACGGACTCCTACCTACGGTGCCTGCGGGTACTCATGGCCGGATCGGGCTATCCGATGGTGGCCTCGCACGACCCGGTGATCATCGATGCCGTCCCGGGCCTGGCCTCTGAATTCGGTCGTGACGTCGACGGTTTCGAGTACCAGATGCTCTACAACATCCGCGATGCCGAACAGCGCCGGCTGGCCGAGGCGGGCAATCATGTCCGCGTATACGTACCCTTCGGCTACGAGTGGTACGGCTACTTCGTGCGGCGATTGGCTGAACGCCCCGCCAACCTGACGTTCTTCCTGCGTGCCCTGGCCGAACGGCACTGA
- the pruA gene encoding L-glutamate gamma-semialdehyde dehydrogenase: protein MDAITNVPLPANEPVHDYAPGSGERARLSTALGELTGAPIDLPHVIGGKHTMGGGARIDVVQPHRHSARLGTLTNAEHSDATAAIDAALAAKYDWARLPFDERAAVFLRAADLLSGPWREKIAAATMLGQSKTAYQAEIDAPCELIDFWRFNVAFARQILAQQPISSPGVWNRTDHRPLEGFVYAITPFNFTAIAGNLPTAPALMGNTVVWKPSPTQTFAAYLTMQLLEAAGLPPGVINLVTGDGIAVSDVALADPRLAGIHFTGSTATFQHLWREVGNNIDRYHTYPRLVGETGGKDFVVAHASARPDVLRTALIRGAFDYQGQKCSAASRAFIPRSVWNQMGDDFLSATSELPYGDVTDLTNYGGAVIDERAFTKNVDAIERAKGAAGVTIAAGGEYDDSEGYFVRPTVLLSDDPTDEAFSTEYFGPILAVHVYPDAEYDEILDVVDTGARYALTGAVIADDREAVLTAADRLRNAAGNFYVNDKPTGAVVGQQPFGGSRASGTNDKAGSAQNLLRWTSARSIKETFVPPTNHTYPHMEA, encoded by the coding sequence ATGGATGCCATCACCAACGTGCCGTTGCCGGCCAACGAGCCGGTCCATGACTACGCACCCGGCTCGGGCGAACGTGCCCGGCTCAGCACCGCGCTCGGCGAACTCACCGGCGCCCCGATCGACCTGCCGCACGTCATCGGGGGCAAGCACACGATGGGGGGTGGCGCCCGCATCGACGTGGTGCAGCCGCACCGCCATTCCGCGCGGCTCGGAACCCTGACCAACGCCGAACACTCCGACGCGACAGCGGCGATCGACGCCGCGCTGGCCGCCAAGTACGACTGGGCCCGGCTGCCGTTCGACGAGCGTGCCGCGGTGTTCCTGCGGGCCGCCGACCTGCTGTCCGGTCCGTGGCGGGAGAAGATCGCCGCGGCCACCATGCTCGGGCAGTCCAAGACCGCCTACCAGGCCGAGATCGATGCCCCCTGCGAGCTGATCGACTTCTGGCGGTTCAACGTCGCCTTCGCCCGCCAGATCCTGGCGCAGCAGCCGATCAGCAGCCCCGGCGTCTGGAACCGCACCGACCACCGGCCGCTGGAAGGCTTCGTCTACGCCATCACGCCGTTCAATTTCACCGCCATCGCGGGCAACCTGCCCACCGCGCCCGCCCTGATGGGCAACACCGTGGTGTGGAAGCCGTCGCCCACCCAGACCTTCGCGGCCTACCTGACCATGCAACTGCTGGAGGCCGCCGGCCTGCCGCCCGGTGTGATCAACCTGGTGACCGGTGACGGCATCGCGGTGTCGGATGTGGCCCTAGCCGATCCGCGGCTGGCCGGCATCCACTTCACCGGATCGACCGCCACGTTCCAGCACCTGTGGCGCGAGGTCGGCAACAACATCGACCGCTACCACACCTATCCGCGGCTGGTGGGCGAGACCGGTGGCAAGGACTTTGTCGTCGCACATGCCTCGGCCCGCCCGGATGTGCTGCGCACCGCGCTAATCCGTGGAGCCTTCGACTACCAGGGGCAGAAATGCTCGGCAGCGTCGCGGGCTTTCATCCCGCGGTCGGTGTGGAACCAGATGGGCGACGACTTCCTGTCGGCCACCTCCGAACTGCCGTACGGCGACGTCACCGACCTGACCAACTACGGCGGCGCGGTGATCGACGAACGCGCCTTCACCAAGAACGTCGACGCCATCGAGCGGGCCAAGGGCGCCGCGGGCGTCACCATCGCGGCCGGCGGCGAATATGACGACAGCGAAGGCTATTTCGTGCGGCCCACCGTGCTGCTGTCCGACGACCCGACCGACGAGGCGTTCTCCACCGAGTACTTCGGCCCGATCCTGGCCGTACACGTCTATCCCGACGCCGAGTACGACGAGATCCTCGACGTGGTCGACACCGGTGCCCGCTACGCCCTGACCGGCGCGGTGATCGCCGACGACCGCGAGGCCGTGCTCACCGCCGCCGACCGGCTGCGGAACGCGGCGGGCAACTTCTACGTCAACGACAAGCCGACCGGCGCCGTGGTGGGGCAGCAGCCCTTCGGCGGGTCGCGCGCGTCGGGCACCAACGACAAGGCCGGCTCGGCGCAGAACCTGCTGCGCTGGACATCGGCCCGGTCCATCAAGGAGACCTTCGTGCCTCCCACCAATCACACCTATCCGCACATGGAGGCCTGA
- a CDS encoding CdaR family transcriptional regulator produces the protein MRVPGVSLGQLLLALDATLVRLVQAPRGLDLPVASAALIDSDDVRLGLAPSAGSADVFFLLGVSEQDALRWVEQQSARRPPTAIFIKEPSGAVVARAVAAGTAVVAVDPRARWERLYRLVNHVFEHHGDGALHDSGTDLFGLAQSVADRTHGMVSIEDAQSHVLAYSASSDEADELRRLSILGRAGPPEHLAWIAQWGIFDALRSRPEAVRVAERPELGLRPRLAIGIFQPAADERRAPAFVGTIWVQQGSRPLADDAEEVLRGAAVLAARIMARLAATPSTHAVRVQELLGLGDPDTPVEVELIARELGVAADGRAAVIGFDSGAASGRLADVLALSASAFRHDAQMASAGSRVYVLFPSTGKAVTSWVRGTVAALRAELGLQLHAVIASPVAGLAGAAGARADVDRVLDSAERHPGALAAVTSLAEARTTVLLDEIVTAIATDERLIDPRVRALRADEPVLAETLGVYLDCFGDVAAAAQHLHVHPNTVRYRIRRVEQLLGASLNDADVRLLLALSLRATA, from the coding sequence ATGCGGGTCCCCGGTGTCAGCCTGGGCCAACTGCTGTTGGCCCTGGATGCCACGCTGGTCCGGCTGGTGCAGGCACCGCGGGGCCTGGACCTGCCGGTGGCCTCGGCGGCGCTGATCGATTCCGACGATGTGCGGCTGGGCCTGGCCCCGTCGGCGGGATCGGCGGACGTGTTCTTCCTGCTCGGGGTGTCCGAGCAGGACGCGCTGCGCTGGGTCGAGCAGCAGAGTGCGCGGCGTCCGCCCACCGCGATCTTCATCAAGGAACCGTCGGGCGCCGTCGTCGCGCGTGCGGTGGCCGCGGGGACCGCGGTGGTGGCCGTCGACCCGCGGGCCCGCTGGGAACGGCTCTACCGGTTGGTCAACCACGTCTTCGAGCATCACGGCGACGGTGCCCTGCACGATTCCGGCACCGATCTGTTCGGCCTGGCCCAGTCGGTCGCCGACCGCACGCACGGTATGGTCAGCATCGAGGACGCGCAATCTCATGTGCTGGCGTACTCGGCGTCCAGCGACGAGGCCGACGAGCTGCGCCGGCTGTCGATCCTCGGCCGGGCCGGTCCGCCGGAGCACCTGGCCTGGATCGCCCAGTGGGGCATCTTCGACGCGCTGCGGTCCCGCCCCGAGGCGGTCCGCGTGGCCGAACGGCCCGAGCTGGGTCTGCGGCCCCGCCTGGCGATCGGCATCTTCCAGCCCGCCGCCGACGAGCGCCGGGCCCCGGCCTTCGTCGGGACCATCTGGGTGCAACAGGGCAGCCGTCCACTGGCCGACGACGCCGAGGAGGTGCTGCGCGGCGCGGCGGTGCTGGCCGCGCGCATCATGGCCCGGCTGGCCGCGACCCCGTCGACGCATGCGGTGCGCGTCCAGGAACTGCTGGGGTTGGGCGACCCCGACACCCCGGTCGAGGTGGAGCTGATCGCCCGCGAGCTCGGGGTGGCGGCCGACGGCCGGGCGGCGGTGATCGGTTTCGACAGCGGCGCCGCGTCGGGCCGGCTCGCCGATGTACTGGCGTTGAGCGCCAGCGCTTTTCGCCATGACGCCCAGATGGCCTCGGCGGGCTCGCGGGTCTATGTGTTGTTTCCCAGTACCGGCAAGGCGGTGACGTCCTGGGTGCGGGGCACGGTGGCGGCACTGCGCGCCGAATTGGGACTGCAGCTGCATGCGGTGATCGCCAGCCCGGTGGCCGGGCTGGCCGGCGCGGCGGGCGCGCGCGCCGATGTGGACCGGGTACTCGACAGCGCCGAACGCCATCCGGGCGCACTCGCCGCGGTCACCTCCCTGGCCGAGGCCCGTACCACGGTGCTGCTCGACGAGATCGTCACCGCGATCGCCACCGACGAGCGGCTGATCGACCCCCGGGTGCGGGCACTGCGGGCCGACGAGCCGGTACTCGCCGAAACCCTTGGCGTGTACCTGGATTGCTTCGGTGACGTCGCCGCAGCCGCCCAGCACCTGCATGTGCATCCCAACACCGTGCGATACCGGATCCGCCGGGTCGAGCAGTTGCTGGGCGCCTCGCTCAACGATGCCGATGTCCGGTTGCTGCTCGCGTTGAGTCTGCGCGCCACCGCGTGA
- a CDS encoding DUF6199 family natural product biosynthesis protein, which yields MLVLGGILCFLMAAALVYFALRPKLAFHLDEGWKFRGETEPSEAYIAVNGVGRLIAAVVAVVIGIACIGQYFGDKRDERAKQEQTDLYAVAEQRCESEVKPRFDEAIKWDNGKIANPDELHALAQALDVEIEIKPSSAPGPNRTSVQTSNMFVRDPALPKYHDMLLYYSGLPSHLGPRFEPVECSLAPPL from the coding sequence ATGCTGGTGCTGGGGGGCATCCTGTGTTTTCTGATGGCGGCCGCGCTGGTGTACTTCGCCCTGCGCCCCAAGCTCGCGTTCCACCTCGATGAGGGCTGGAAGTTCCGCGGCGAGACCGAGCCGTCGGAGGCCTACATCGCGGTCAACGGGGTGGGCCGGCTCATCGCGGCCGTCGTGGCGGTGGTGATAGGCATCGCCTGCATCGGGCAGTACTTCGGCGACAAACGCGATGAGCGGGCCAAGCAGGAGCAAACCGACCTGTATGCCGTGGCCGAGCAGCGGTGTGAGTCCGAGGTGAAGCCCAGGTTCGACGAGGCCATCAAGTGGGACAACGGGAAGATCGCCAATCCCGATGAGCTGCACGCGCTCGCGCAGGCCCTCGATGTGGAGATCGAGATCAAGCCGAGTTCCGCACCCGGGCCCAACCGCACGAGCGTCCAGACCAGCAATATGTTTGTGCGTGACCCGGCGTTGCCGAAGTACCACGACATGCTGCTGTACTACAGCGGCCTGCCGTCGCACCTCGGTCCGAGGTTCGAGCCCGTCGAGTGCTCGCTCGCTCCGCCCCTCTGA
- a CDS encoding carotenoid oxygenase family protein translates to MTTAAIQQESEHPFLSGNFAPVHDEVTVTDLKVTGTIPGYLDGRYLRIGPNPLRAPDPRHYHWFLGDGMAHGIRLRDGAATWYRNRWVRSSSVARELGEQWAGGAHSAGFDFATNTNIIGHAGKTLALTEAGVRPYELTEELDTVGPTDFCGTLFGGYTAHPKHDPKTGELHAVSYNPLRGNLMSYTVTGVDGRVRRAVDIPLPAQTMMHDFTLTEKYVVIYDLPVILDLTTAVKHAPARAVARLLTRLATRHATPDFVLRAAMRGSERSTLPSTGMPYRWTPEHGARVGVMPREGSAADIRWFEVEPCYVFHALNGYDHTGPDGEQIVLDVVRHPSVFTTGDQLFTDSITLDRWTIDLGTGRVREQRLHDQAQEFPRVDERLVGREHRYGYTVGFAAGPGASPGGILRHDLREGSADRVDFGPGREPGEFVFVPSAPDAGENDGVVMGFVYDQAENRSDLVLLDGQTLAPVATVHIPVRVPHGFHGNWVPSGG, encoded by the coding sequence ATGACTACCGCAGCGATTCAGCAAGAATCCGAGCATCCGTTTCTGAGTGGAAACTTCGCTCCGGTGCACGACGAGGTCACGGTCACCGACCTCAAGGTCACCGGAACCATTCCGGGCTACCTCGATGGGCGTTACCTGCGTATCGGCCCCAATCCGTTGCGGGCGCCTGACCCGCGGCACTATCACTGGTTCCTCGGCGACGGCATGGCACACGGGATCCGGCTGCGCGACGGCGCGGCGACCTGGTACCGCAACCGGTGGGTGCGGTCGTCGTCGGTGGCGCGCGAGCTCGGCGAGCAGTGGGCGGGCGGCGCGCATTCGGCCGGCTTCGATTTCGCGACGAACACCAACATCATCGGGCATGCCGGTAAGACCTTGGCGCTCACCGAGGCCGGTGTGCGGCCCTACGAGCTCACCGAGGAGCTCGACACCGTCGGCCCGACGGATTTCTGCGGAACCCTGTTCGGCGGCTACACGGCCCATCCCAAGCACGACCCGAAAACGGGTGAGCTGCACGCAGTCTCATACAACCCGCTACGCGGCAACCTGATGAGCTACACCGTGACCGGGGTAGACGGCCGGGTGCGGCGCGCCGTCGACATCCCTCTGCCGGCGCAGACGATGATGCACGACTTCACGCTCACCGAGAAGTACGTGGTGATCTACGACCTGCCGGTGATCCTCGACCTGACCACCGCGGTCAAGCACGCTCCGGCGCGCGCAGTTGCCCGGCTGCTGACCCGGTTGGCCACCCGCCACGCGACGCCGGACTTCGTGCTGCGTGCGGCGATGCGCGGATCCGAACGCTCCACACTGCCGTCGACCGGGATGCCCTATCGCTGGACACCCGAGCACGGTGCCCGCGTCGGGGTGATGCCGCGGGAGGGTTCGGCCGCAGACATCCGGTGGTTCGAGGTGGAGCCGTGCTATGTCTTTCACGCGCTCAACGGTTACGACCACACCGGTCCGGACGGCGAGCAGATCGTGCTCGACGTGGTGCGCCACCCGTCGGTGTTCACCACCGGCGACCAGTTGTTCACCGACTCGATCACGTTGGACCGCTGGACGATTGACCTGGGTACCGGTCGAGTGCGCGAGCAGCGCCTGCACGACCAGGCTCAGGAGTTCCCGCGGGTGGACGAGCGGCTGGTCGGCCGCGAACACCGGTACGGCTACACCGTCGGCTTCGCCGCGGGACCGGGCGCGTCGCCGGGCGGCATCCTGCGCCACGATCTGCGCGAGGGCAGTGCCGATCGGGTCGACTTCGGGCCCGGCCGCGAACCCGGTGAGTTCGTGTTCGTCCCGTCCGCACCGGACGCCGGTGAGAACGACGGCGTGGTGATGGGTTTCGTCTACGACCAGGCCGAGAATCGCAGCGATCTGGTGCTGCTGGACGGGCAGACCCTGGCACCCGTTGCGACCGTGCACATTCCGGTGCGGGTTCCGCACGGGTTCCACGGCAATTGGGTGCCTTCGGGCGGTTAG